Proteins encoded within one genomic window of Anomalospiza imberbis isolate Cuckoo-Finch-1a 21T00152 unplaced genomic scaffold, ASM3175350v1 scaffold_69, whole genome shotgun sequence:
- the LOC137467589 gene encoding LOW QUALITY PROTEIN: class II histocompatibility antigen, B-L beta chain-like (The sequence of the model RefSeq protein was modified relative to this genomic sequence to represent the inferred CDS: inserted 1 base in 1 codon) encodes AMGRVAAAGAVLVALVVLGAPPAAGAELSGERGGAGGGVFQYVGKSECHFMNGTEKVRYLSRFIYNREQYAMFDCDVGHFLGFTPYGETAARYWNSDPDVMEQKRAAADWLCRYNHEYLSPFLTERRVSPSVSILLLPSSSQPGXCSVMDFYHAHTQLRWFQGQQELSVVAIDMVPNKDWTYQLLVLLETPPWRGLTCSCQVEHISLEHPLSRQWEMSPDAVCSKMPMGMRDSELGFIFLAPGLGFYLGKKVRGSS; translated from the exons gccatggggcgagtggcggcagctggggccgtactggtggcactggtggtgctgggagcccccccggctgcgggcgcggagctctcgggagagcgggggggggcgggaggcg gggtgtTCCAGTACGTGGGAAAGTCCGAGTGTCACTTCATGAACGGCACGGAGAAGGTGAGGTACCTGAGCAGGTTCATCTACAATCGGGAGCAGTACGCGATGTTCGACTGCGACGTGGGGCACTTTTTGGGGTTCACCCCCTATggggagacagcagccaggtaCTGGAACAGCGACCCAGACGTTATGGAGCAAAAAAGGGCTGCGGCGGACTGGCTGTGCCGGTACAACCACGAGTATCTCAGCCCGTTCCTCACGGAGCGCCGAG tgtccccaagcgTATCCATCTTGCTGCTGCCCTCGAgctcccagcccg gctgctccgtgATGGATTTCTACCATGCccacacccagctgaggtggttccagggccagcaggagctctctgtggtGGCCATCGACATGGTCCCCAACAAGGACTGGACctaccagctcctggtgctaCTGGAAACACCCCCCTGGCGCgggctcacctgcagctgccaagTGGAGCACAtcagcctggagcacccccTGAGCCGGCAGTGGG AGATGTCGCCAGACGCTGTCTGCAGCAAGATGCCAATGGGGATGAGGGACTCCGAGTTGGGCTTCATCTTCCTGGCGCCGGGGCTCGGCTTCTACCTGGGCAAGAAGGTCAGGGGG agctcctga